In Argiope bruennichi chromosome X1, qqArgBrue1.1, whole genome shotgun sequence, the genomic stretch tatatatatatatatatatatatatatatatatatatatatatatatgatgcacGCATGGTGTATGGATTATTAATTTCATGGTAATCAGAACAGTTTTTCCGTATTcctacatataaataataaacaatttttggcATACGTGAGTTATGTGGAAGTGATTCTTTGAAGTTTTACGCTATTAAAtcacagaaattttataattaaatgtttgaaaatggttttctctgaaaataattttatgtaataatagcatcaattttgcagacatttttattattatgtatggaCAGTGTATATGTGTCGGTAATTATTAATGatgtttctaaaatatgaaacttttaacttaatatatattattttctcgcTTCAAGAAAAAGGTAATTCCATGACAATTTAGTTAAATACACTGGTCAAAGTACATGCACATTGATTTAAGCTTTacatatattaattctttttttataaattaccttTACAGATATCTTTTGAATTTCGTACCTGAAAATTCGACACTTAGCTTTTCTGAGAGTGCACCACCCCATCCTAAATTATggaaaaacagaatgaaaaatccGAAAATGAACCGGATTCTGATTTACCGTTGCTACGAAAGGAAACAGAAATGAGTAAGAAAAAAGAAGACATACTAGAACATCATCAGCCTTCTTCTAAACGAGGTAGGGGAAGAAATAAGGGATCAGCACCGACGAAGCTAAGATTACCGGAATTTATGTTACCGATGCTAGAAAGCAAAACGACAGCTAAGGATCTGAGAAAAAAAGAGAGACTAGAGCACCAACAGCCTTCTTCTAAACGAGGTAGGGGAAGAAATAAGAGATCGGCACCGACGAAGCTAAGATTTCCGGAATTTATGTTACCGATGCTAGAAAGAAAAACGACAGCTAAGGATCTGAGAAAAAAAGAGGGACTAGAGCACCATCAGCCTTCTTCTTCAAAACGAGGTAGAAGAAGAAATAACAGAGCTGCACCAACGAAGCAGGGGAAAATAGTAGAGAATAAAACCGActccaaagaaaaagaaatagtacTCACAAGACATCTTCATGTCTTGCTTGAAAGATTACCGGAATCTATGTTACCGATACTAGAAAGAAAAACGGCAGCTGAGGATCTGAGGAAAAAAGGAGAACTAGAGCATCATCAGCCTTCTTCATCAAAACAAAGTACAGAAAGAAAACCCTGTAAACCAAGaccaatgaagaaaatattctgGCAAGCGGACAAAGTGCCTACAAGAAAGGACAGACGCAAATAtagaaaaatcatgaaaaagagaccatttttaatatgcttttcaaAAGAACAAACTGAATCAGTAAAAAGTAAAGATTCCAAAAAATCTTATATCCTATGTGGACATGACTTTTATATaagagaatttataaaatacttagtACAATTAAGAGGAAGCGCAAGCAGTAATGTTTTAGATGAGCTTCGGCAAAGAAATCTGGAAAAGGAACTAACTtccatgaatgaaaattttgagaatgtaattaataaagaattagtaGAATGGATTATCAAAAGATctttaaataaagatgtttattTGGAGGGTCAATGGCGACAAATAACATCTGCTGCGGTGGAAGCCGAAAGATTTGTGATACAGGCCCGAAGATTAGGAAACATAAACAGGATGTTGAGTGACCCAACAGATAAGGAACCCAGAAATGTGAATACAAACGAATTTGAAATTTCCGCAAGTGAAAGAGAAAAGGAAACTTTCAAAAACTTTCAATCCAACCTATCAGAAACTAGTACAAGGCGCTCAGAGAAAAACACTAGTCACGATGGTGTCAGTGAAGTACCAAAGCGTAGGATACAAAATAGGAAATCATTATACAAAAATAGGATGCTCTCAAAACGAAAGGGTCAAAAACTCAGAACTAAGAGTACAAACAAACCTGAAGTTTTCatcagtgaaaaagaaaaagaaacttgtATTAACTTTCAATCCAACATGTCAGACACAAAGCGTTCAGAGGAACACACTACTCATAATGATGTCAGTGAAGTACCAAAATGCAACAAAACTGAGATAACTAGTCGcgaaaattgcatttcaaaagtTGAAAAGACCATCGATGCAAAACCTAGTCATATTCCTTGTGAAAACAAtgagattaaaatacttttggaaGAGTGCATTCAACTTGTGAGTCAAGAGGTTCTTAAAGATGATACTAAATTAAGTCAAGAAAATGTGTCACCTGCGGCTGAAGCAAAAACATGTAACGAAACCCAAGCCAATTTAAGTTCTGCCGTAGATTCAGTGCATGGTACTCCAGGTGAGGGTGGAGAGACTATGAAGAACCTTAAAAATTCGAGTGAATATGatgttaatttaaaagttaatgaaaaggGAGAAATTTTGCCTCTCAATGGAAGGAGCTTAGAAAATTGTGATAAAGTACAAGAAATAACTTTTGGTGAGCATGGCGAGATGAAACAAAAGTCAAATCTTGCAATTGATTCAAACACTGAACATTTGACAAGTAACGACAGATGTGACAACCTTAGCGTCGAAAATCAAATTCCTTCGACTAGTAGCgaaaattgcttttcaaaagTTGAAAAGAGTATCGATGCAAAACCTAGTCATATTCCTTGTGAAAACAAtgcgattaaaatacttttggaaGAGTGCATTCAACTTGTGAATCAAGATGTTCTTCCAGATGATACTAAATTAAGTCAAGAAAATGTGTCATCTGTGGCTGAAGCAAAAACATGTTACGAAATCCAAGCCCATTTAAGCTCTGCTGTGGATTCAGTTCATGACACTTCAGAAGAGGGTGGTGATGCATTGGATGCAGAAATCGCCTCACATTTGGACTCTTCAAGTGTAGGCAGTTTTACTGAAGccaataaattatatgaattgaatAACGTTACACCGGAGACCGTGGTTTGTGCTGATATTGTGTCTCCTAATTTAGCACCTTCCCATGAACTCATTAATGAACcttcacaagaaaaaaataattcttcaactGATACTGTGTTCACTCCTGATGAAAGACCTAATGACGAAAGCGGAGAGGAAGACGATCTTGATGAGTCCGAAGAATACTGTGATGGGCAAGGCTGTAAGTCATGTGACATTACATTATGTATCAAGAAAGATAAAGAAGAACAAGTTATATCTTTTAAACCTGTTCCCATTTCTGATATACCTAAATTTCCTGAATCAAAGTCAAAACGCCGTACTTATTTACAAAGATTGATGGGAACTCGTAAAACATCAGAAGACCATCACAACGAAATTCCACAAGAGAATAAAATGGACAtagcagaaataaatgaaatagagagAGAAGAAATGGATATAGAAAAacgaagaaatgaatgaaaatggagcaaaaaattcttctgaaaaatcagactccaaaagaaaaaaataacatcttttcgtggtattttaaacgatttttaaaggtattttttatgcagttatttatcattgtttaaaaaaggtttttaaaagcttttgtacaaaaattctaaagcattttcactaaaatgtaaatatttatttaaagtgatatttcaAAACTGCATTAATTCGATTGAACATAATTGTTCAACTGAATCAATCTC encodes the following:
- the LOC129958624 gene encoding uncharacterized protein LOC129958624, translating into MEKQNEKSENEPDSDLPLLRKETEMSKKKEDILEHHQPSSKRGRGRNKGSAPTKLRLPEFMLPMLESKTTAKDLRKKERLEHQQPSSKRGRGRNKRSAPTKLRFPEFMLPMLERKTTAKDLRKKEGLEHHQPSSSKRGRRRNNRAAPTKQGKIVENKTDSKEKEIVLTRHLHVLLERLPESMLPILERKTAAEDLRKKGELEHHQPSSSKQSTERKPCKPRPMKKIFWQADKVPTRKDRRKYRKIMKKRPFLICFSKEQTESVKSKDSKKSYILCGHDFYIREFIKYLVQLRGSASSNVLDELRQRNLEKELTSMNENFENVINKELVEWIIKRSLNKDVYLEGQWRQITSAAVEAERFVIQARRLGNINRMLSDPTDKEPRNVNTNEFEISASEREKETFKNFQSNLSETSTRRSEKNTSHDGVSEVPKRRIQNRKSLYKNRMLSKRKGQKLRTKSTNKPEVFISEKEKETCINFQSNMSDTKRSEEHTTHNDVSEVPKCNKTEITSRENCISKVEKTIDAKPSHIPCENNEIKILLEECIQLVSQEVLKDDTKLSQENVSPAAEAKTCNETQANLSSAVDSVHGTPGEGGETMKNLKNSSEYDVNLKVNEKGEILPLNGRSLENCDKVQEITFGEHGEMKQKSNLAIDSNTEHLTSNDRCDNLSVENQIPSTSSENCFSKVEKSIDAKPSHIPCENNAIKILLEECIQLVNQDVLPDDTKLSQENVSSVAEAKTCYEIQAHLSSAVDSVHDTSEEGGDALDAEIASHLDSSSVGSFTEANKLYELNNVTPETVVCADIVSPNLAPSHELINEPSQEKNNSSTDTVFTPDERPNDESGEEDDLDESEEYCDGQGCKSCDITLCIKKDKEEQVISFKPVPISDIPKFPESKSKRRTYLQRLMGTRKTSEDHHNEIPQENKMDIAEINEIEREEMDIEKRRNE